The following are encoded together in the Ictalurus punctatus breed USDA103 chromosome 1, Coco_2.0, whole genome shotgun sequence genome:
- the LOC128633285 gene encoding serine/threonine-protein kinase pim-3-like, with protein sequence MLQVIWAARHCCARGVLHSDINLENLLINTRTMDIKLIDFGCGRLLKDSPYSSFTGNFMR encoded by the exons ATGCTGCAGGTGATTTGGGCGGCTCGTCACTGCTGTGCCCGTGGAGTGTTACACAGTGACATCAATTTAGAGAATCTCCTCATCAACACCAGGAC catgGATATCAAACTGATCGATTTTGGCTGTGGGAGACTGCTGAAGGACAGCCCCTACTCCTCATTTACAGGTAATTTTATGCGATAG